CCAACTTCTGACTTACTGGATTTGAGGTACAGAGTGAAAGAGactgaaaataacattttgagcCTGAGTCACTGAGAAAGGTGAATTGTCATTTAAGAAGAGAGCGAGCAGTTTGTAGAAAAGAATGATACTGAATTTTAGACAAGTCTTTTGGTATTTCTCACAAATCAGCACCCCTCCCACTACCTACCCGCATCACCATACACTAGCGGGATCAGAACCAGTGCTCAAGGTACATGTTTGAGAAGCATCAAATCATCTGCATAGAAGTGCTGGCTGACACTAGGAGAGGAGAAGGGTATGAGAAATCTCATATGTTGAGTCATAggttttatgaatatattttttaagtaattaaaatcTTTTCATAAATTAAGAACCAACATTCTGCCTCTTGGGATATATTTCAAAGAACCTTTAATACAGCTCCATCAGGTGACATATGCATGAATGTTTCTGCAGTATGATTTTTGGTGATGGGGGCCTAGAGGCAACCTAAATGTTCAGTATTAGGAGAATGCATAGGTAAAACATGTATTCATATTATGGGGCATTAAACAACAGAAGCAACAAAATTCATGTGCATACAACATAAGTGtaccttttaaaaagtatgtagtgggagaaaaaaagcattttataggTACAGAAAACATCATTCTGTAACTTAGAAACATACATATGAAACAACACAGTCTTTAAAAACCTACACAAAAAGCCACAGTATTACTATATTAGAAAGGTTGCTTTTCAGAGGAATGGAAGTGAGATGGCgataagaggaaataaaaaacaaaaatattttaaaatagcaaaataaccctgtttttttgagacagagtttccctctgccattcaggctggagtgcagtggcatgatcccagctcactgcaacctttgcctcccgggttcaagcattcttctgcctcaacctcttgagcagCAGcagttacaggtgtgcactaccataccttgctaatttttgtgtgtttagtagagatggggttttgtcatgttggccaggctggtcttgaactcctgacctcaagtgatctgcccatctcagcctcccaaagtgctgggattacaggtgtgagccactgtgcccagccaaaatgtgTTTTTGAAGAGTAGTTGATAAAGAGTAgatgataaaaaggaaaatgtttaacTGTGTaactaaatgaaaacataatatgGATATGTATATAGTATGATCTCAGTTATGTAAAAAACTATgcacaaaaaaacctaaaaagaaaaacatcaggaTATATTTCTAGAAGGTGGGATCATCTGTTGTTAATTTTTGatattctattttctaaattgagtttttattgcttttgtatAAGAGAACCTAAAGggtaaagagttttaaaaacGAGGACattgaaaaagggaaagaaaaaagatacaaggCAAAGTTAAACTGCTTGGGTGTGGGAATGAGCTGTCCATGAAGTTATTTATAGGTTCTTATTACTATCAGAAACAATGAGAGGTGAGCTGAGAGGCCAGTCAGAAGTAAGCAAAGTGAGTTATCAGTTGAATTCCCGTTTCCTCTTATCCCTTGTCCAGCTCTTAGAACAAGCTCTGGTGATTGAGGAACAGCTGCGCCGGGCTGCTTACTTGAACATGTCAGAAGACCCTTCTCACCCTTCCATGGCCCTCAACACCCGCTTTGCTGAGGTGGAGTGTTTGGCGGAAAGTCATCAGCACCTGTCCAAGGAGTCAATGGCAGGAAACAAGCCAGCCAATGCAGTCCTGCACAAAGGTAGCCAGTGGCTCCCCTGCCTCCTGCTGATTAGGCCTCCTCCCTCATCTAACTGCATCCCaatgtacatatatttgttttcaaaCCTTTTTCAGAGCTCCTTTGGGAGTTTAGGAGTTGGTAGGGACCTTTGCCATCCTTGGGGAGTTAATATGTTAGAGGCAATCAAGGACAGTAgttctttgcctcttttttttttttttttttttaagaggtgggctcttggctgggcgcggtggctgacgtctgtaatctcggcactttgggaggccaaggtgggtggatcacgaggttaggagttcgagaccagcctggccaacatggtgaaaccccgtctctactaaaaatagcaaaattagctgggcatgtggcacatgcctgtaatcctagctgcttaggaggctgaggcaagagaatcgcttgaaaccaggaggtggagtttgcagtaaaccaagatcgtgccattgcactggctatcagcctgggcaacacagtgagactccggaaaaaaaaaaaagagatgggctCTCAACAttttgcccaggtgggtcttgaactcctggactcaagtgatcctcttgcctcagcctcctgagtagctggaactataggcatgcgccaccacttgtggctagtttttgtatttttagtagagatggggttttaccatgttggcaaagctggtctcaaactgacttCAAGTGGTCtacctgcctgtgcctcccaaagtgctggcattataggcgtgagccaccgtgccccgccctggccacctttttttttttttttttgaggcggagttttactcttgttgcccaggctggagtgcagtggcgtgatctcggctcactgcaacctttgcctcccaggttcaagcgattctcctgcctcagcctcctgagtagctgggattacaggcatgcaccaccatgccctgctaattttgtttttttgtttgttttttgagatggagttttgctcttgttgcccaggctggagtgcaatggcgtgatctcagttcaccacaacctccgcctcccgggttcaagcgattcttctgcctcagcttcctaagttgctgggattacaggcgcccgccaccatgcccggctaattttttgtatttttagtagagatggggtttcaccatgttggccaggccggtctcgaactcctgacctcagatgatccacctgcctctgcctcccaaagtgctgggattacaggcatgagccaccacgcccggccccacctcttttaactttaaatatattcagGTTCTTGAGATGGAAAGCAAAGCAGAATAATATAGTGTCATTTGGGATACTTTAGAGGTAACTTCAGGTGATAAAAGATCCCTTCAAATTCTAGACCCCTTTCAGcgttttgtttctaattaaagTAAAAGGTTATGAGGAGGCGGAGGGTGAAATAAGGAAAAGAATGCTGTTATAATGGAGGTGGGAGACAGATTCTGAAGGTAGAGAAGGGAAAAAACAGGAATAAGCTGCTCAAGAAGAGGAAATACAATAATAGTAAGGGATAGTGAAGGtttaggtgacttttttttttttttttttttttgagacggagtctcgcgctgtgtcacccaggctggagtgcagtggcgcgatctcggctcactgcaaactccgcctcccaggttcaggccattctcctgcctcagcctccgagtagctgggactacaggcgcccgccaccacgcccggctagttttttgtatttttagtagagacggggtttcaccatgttagccaggatggtctcgatctcctgacctcgtgatccgcccgcctcggcctcccaaagtgctgggattacaggcttgagccaccgcgcccggcctaggtgaCTTTTAAGAGCACAAAATCATGAACAGTTGGAACTGGAATATGAGGAGCAGGAATTTGAACATGGTGGAGGTCAGGTCAGGTGACAGAAGATAACACATCACAGTCACTTGGTCACTGAGAAGTGATACTGGTCCACTAGGGTAGAGGGAGCTCAGTCTTGGCCACCACAGCTCACcacctctttttctccctttgcaGTTCTGAAACAGCTGGAAGAACTGCTGAGTGACATGAAAGCCGATGTGACTCGACTCCCAGCTACCATTGCCCGAATTCCCCCAGTTGCTGTGAGGTTACAGATGTCAGAGCGTAACATTCTCAGCCGCCTGGCAAACCGGGCACCCGAACCTACCCCACAGCAGGTAGGACCATTTTCTTCTTGACACCACCTCTTCCTGCAGAACCATTCTGGAGCTTGTAACTTTGTAGTATGTCCCTAGCTTTACATACTGGGTGGGTAGGCTGTCAGTGAATTCCCTTGAGATTGGGTGGATTCCTATCATCTGGAATTCTGACTCCTTGGGTCTCCTTCTCTAGGTAGCCCAGCAGCAGTGAAGATGCAGACTGATACCACCTCCACCGCTGAGCAGTGACCTTCCTCACTTTCTCTTGTCCCAGCTTCTCCCCGGGGGGCCTGAGAGACCCTCACCTTCCTTCTGCCCATCTTCCATGTTGTAAAGGAACAGCCCCAGCgcactgggggaggggagggagtgaggggCAGTGGTGCCCTTTCTGCAGGAGAGACATGCAGCAGTAGCGCCGGCGCCATCTGCAGGAGCTGGCGGGCTGGCCTTCTGGACCCTGGCTTCTCCCCACTGTAACGCCTGTTACACACAAACTGTTGTGGGTTCCTGCCAGGCTTGAAGAAAATGATCtgaattttttcctccttttggttttattttgttggtttattttgtgttttcttttctccttttttggggGTATTCAGAGTGGGCTGGGCCCCTGGGCGAGACACAGCTACCTCTGTTGGCATCTTTTTAATACCAGGAACCCAGCGGCTCTAGCCACTGAGcggctaaatgaaataaagtggaaaaaaaaaaaaaaaaaaccaaaagcataaAAAACCACAGCAAATTTCTtgatgaaaattgaaaataaaagtttccttGTATTTTAGTGCCCTGGTTCAGTGTGGCTGTAGGTGCAGGTGGATGAGTGTGTGCAGCAGGAGCCTGGCACCTGTATAGTTGAAAATTAAGGGCTATGTGGGGTCCTGATACTCCACTGAAGAACTAGGTTCTGTGTGGGTGTGCAGTGTGTGCCTGGCCAGCGATGACTTCCACCTGTGGAAAATGAGAGGCTGCAAAACTCCAAGTACCACACTGGCCTTGAGCAAGTTGAACTTCTGTGGGATGCAGGTTTCTCATGTATACTTCATACGGTTGTCAAGTAAAACCAGTCAAGTACATGGAACAGTTTTTAACACCTAACCACTACCTTAATGTTAGTTTCAAGGAAGGCTGAGGGGGGTTTTCTTGCTCAGTTGTGCAAAATTGGGATGCAATTTGTGGAACAACCCAGCCTCAACCCCACGCCCCCGGAGACCCGACCTAATGCCCTCCAACCTTGAAACCCTGGTAGTTCACCCCTCTTCATGTCCCAGACGAGGTCGGCGTTGCAACCCGTTGTTTCCCAACTAATTGTAGACCCACCTGAAAGCGAGTTCCGGCCGAGGCCTCCTGCGGACCAGGTGTAGTGCAGCACCTTAACTGAGGGGCTGAGCAGGAGTGAGCATCAAGGAAGGTGCTGGGAGGTtggggcacggtgcctcacagcctgtaatctcagcacaaaggttgggggcaggagaatcgattaagcccaggagttctagagcagccctggcaacatagtgagaccccaccccctagaccccgtctctataaaaagattttttaaaaaggggcgGGGGCTGGGAGTAGGAGTTGAGTGGCATGgaattctatgattttttttttttttgagatggagtcttgctctgtcgccaggctggagtacagtggcgccatctcagctcactgcaacttctgcctgccaggttcaagtgattctcctgcctcagcttcccgagtagctgggactaaaggcgtgcgccaccacgcccagctaatttttgtatttttgacaggtttcaccatgttggccaggatggtctcgatgtcttgacctcgtgatccgcccgcctcggcctcccagagtgctgggattacaggcgtgagccaccgcgcccggctgttttttgtggggttttttgaggtggagtttcgctcttgctcaggctgaagtggcacgatctgggctcactgcaacctctgcctcccgggctcaagcaattctgtctcagcgtcccgaatagctgggattataggcgcccgccaccacgcccagctaattttgtgtttttagtagagacggggtttcaacgtgttggcccggctggtctcgaactcctgacctcaggtgatccacccacctcagccccccaaagtgctgggattacaggcgtgagccacggtgcccagcctggaattccGTTATCTCGAGGCTCGACTAGGGCAGTGGATGCCAGAGAGAGGGCCCCGCTGTCGGGCCCTGGTTCGAGGAGAGGGTGCGGCTTTCACGCACCAGCTTTTCCAACAGAAACCGGCCGTGAGGCTAAAAGCCAACTCCTTGAGGGAAGGGCGGTCACGCTCAGCGGTTTCTCGTCACAGTGCTCCCTCCACCCGCCGCGGGTGTAAGCTGCGCGGCTCCTTCCAATTTCCCCCTACTCGCCGCCGCCGGCTCCGCTGGCGTTCCCTGGTCGAGCGTAAGTTCCGGGTGCGGCGTCTGACTGGGCGCAACAGGAAGAGGCGGGGCCGCGAGGCTAGCGTTACCCTTGCGCCTGCGTGGAAGGACTCTGTGGCAAGTGGCGGCCGAAAGCTAGCTGCGGAGTGCACGTGGAGCGCGGCCCCAAGGGCAGTTTCGGGCCTTAACCCGCATTCTGGTGGGTCTAGAGGAAATTGGGGGACGAAGGGTGGCAGCCCTGACCTGGTCTGAGACGTGGGGAGAGGAGTGCACTACCTGGGTTTCAGGGTGGGAGGGCGTTCGGTCGGCCTCCAGGGGGATAGCGGGGGTACTTGAGTCGCGGGTGCTGAGTGAGTCGGGGGTGCTGAGTGAGTTGCGGGTGCTGAGTTGAGCTTGTCCCCTTTCCCACTATAGTACGCCAAGCCTGCGTTCTGCCATTTCCTCCGGCACGCGCGACGCCACCTTCTCACATTTCTGTCTGCCATAGTACCATGGGGCGCAAATTGGACCCTACAAAGAAGGAGAAGCGGGGGCCAGGCCGAAAGGCCCGGAAGCAGAAGGGTGCCGAGACAGAACTCGCCAGATTCTTGCCTGCAGGTAAGGATTAGTTGTGGTCTCCTGATCCCTCAGCTTTTGCAGTATTCTGTATCAtaacctcttctcttttttagtctttgttcattttctatttaagTGGAATCTTCTATGTATTAGTTACGAGGAGGTATGAATGAAACACTGTCGTTTAGATTGTAGGGAACTGTTTAGGTCGTAGAGATGTGAGGACACGGACACAACTATTCATGCAAGAAAAGGTGTGATTTAAAACATTGTGAGTTCAGAGGAAGGGGGATCCCATGCAGAACTGCATGTTAAGCTGGGTTTTGAAAAATGGGTTAAGTTGTACCAAGAGGAAGTAGTGAAGGGGAGGGGtcagtcattgatttttttggaaggAATGGAAATGGAAAAGCACGGATCCGGCTTCTCCATGCCAAGTAGTAGTCTACTGTGTGGAAGACTGGTGGGAGATAACACAGGACCTGGAGTTTGTGTTGGGCTTTGGATAAAGGATGCAGTTTATTGAGATAGTAGCAAGTCCTGGGCACTATGTTGAACTTGTTGGTCTTGTTATGTCACTTCATCGTCTTAGAGCCCTGTGAGAGAGGCACTATTAAGGAAATGGATGCGGAGAAGTTAAGAAACTCGTatagccaggctcagtggctcacgtctgtaatcccagcactttgggaggccgaggcaggtgggtcacctgaggtccggtgttcaagaccagcctggccaacatggtgaaaccgtgtctctactaaaaatacaaaaattagttgggtgtggtggtgggaggctgaggcaatagaatcgcttgaacctgggagacggaggttgcagtgagctgagatcacgccattgcaccactccagcctggaagaccaagagtgaaactccatttcaaaaaaaaagaaactcatataCAATTATTAAATAATGACAGGGCTGAGATTTAAATGGACTCCTTTTAATTAGTGTACTAATTCTCTTACCATGTTTATTTCCATTCCCATTTATTTTCAGTGTCCCCTGTAACTTGTTCTGCctcgtttttctttttcaaacagtAAGTGACGAAAATTCCAAGAGGCTGTCTAGTCGTGCTCGAAAGAGGTAAGTGTGGGTGTCAGGACTTAATTGGTACTGCTTATCTTTGACCACAGAATTAATTCTGGACTCTCACTTTTCCCTATGGTGGAAATGGCAGAGCCtggaaatatctttccatttctttactCCTTGAATCTCTTGTGTCTTTTCAGGGCAGCCAAGAGGAGGCTGGGCTCTGCTGAAGTCCCTAAGACAAATAAGTCCCCTGAGGCCAAACCATTGCCTGGAAAGCTACCAAAAGGTCAGTGAAACTAAGAGCTGGATGCTACATGAGGAGTTCTCTGGGTCCTGGGTAGGGAAGGACTTGCTATACATTTCCGGAATGAAAGGAACAGCCAGAGGACATTCTGAGGGGTAGAAAGTACAGGCTCCCCAGGGTGTGGGGCCCGGGAATGTGTGGCTGCCATTAGTCCAGGACTCGTCAAACCCTTAGGGATCTTTGCAGGAGCTGTCCAGACAACTGGTAAGAAGGGACCCCAGTCCCTATTTAATGCTGCTCAAGGCAAGAAGTGCCCAGCACCTAGCagtgatgaggaagaggaggaggaagactcTGAAGAAGATGATGTGGTGAACCAGGGGGACCTCTGGGGCTCCGAGGATGATGCTGATATGGTAGATGACTATGGAGCTGACTCCAACtctgaggatgaggaggaagatgaagaggtGAGATTCATCTCTGGGCATTCAGAGAAGGATCCTTGCTATTtagtttctttccagattcttGAGATTGTTTCTTAGTGGCAAGGATAAGCCTGACTAGAGGAAAGGGGTTTTTGTGCTCCATCACTGTTTCCCTACTGCCTTATATCCTCTCCCAGTGCACCTACAAGTTTGAAGGAGCTGTAGGatagagcattttaaaaaatctagaaggcCCTCTTGGTGTGGATGTGGGAAGGTGGACAATGGTGTGCTCCACTGATGGGaacagaaatgcattttttataAAGCAGTTATCTCAGAACTGTGAAATATTTGTTCCTTTTgggtgggtatggtggctcacatttgtaatcccagcactttgggaggctgaggcaggagaattgcttgagcctaggagttggagaccagcttgagcaacacagggagataccgtctctacaaaaaattaaaaaattggctgggtgcagtggctcacgcctataatcctggcacttgggaggctgaggtgagcggatcacctgagctcaggagttggagaccagcctggacaacatggcaaaaccccatctctactaaaaatacaaaaattaggccgggcgcggtggctcaagcctgtaatcccagcactttgggaggccgagacgggcggatcacgaggtcaggagatcgagaccatcctggctaacacagtgaaaccccgtctctactaaaaaatacaaaaaaaacttagccgggcgaggtggcaggcgcctgtagtcccagctactcgggaggctgaggcaggagaatggcgtgaacccgggaggcggagcttgcagtgagctgagatccggccactgcactccagcctgggtgacagagcgagactccgtcNNNNNNNNNNNNNNNNNNNNNNNNNNNNNNNNNNNNNNNNNNNNNNNNNNNNNNNNNNNNNNNNNNNNNNNNNNNNNNNNNNNNNNNNNNNNNNaaaaaaaaaaaaaaaaaaaaaaaaaaaaaaaaaaaaaaaaacagcccttGTGTCTCTTCAGCTGCTGCCCATTGAAAGAGCTGCTCGGAAGCAGAAGGTCCGGGAAGCTGCTGCTGGGTGAGTTTTGGAAGCTACTGGGATGGAGCATAGGCAGCGGCTAGGGTGGGGAAGCTGTGTGGAAGGAGGAGGTGTCTGTTTTGGTCTGTGAATCACTCTGTTCTTGGACCTGTTTCTAGGGTCCAGTGGAGTGAAGAGGAGACGGAGGACGAGGAGGAAGAAGTGACCCCTGAGTCTGGCCCCtcaaaggaggaggaggcagatggGGGCCTGCAGATCAATGTGGATGAGGAACCATTTGTGCTGCCCCCTGCGGGGGAGATGGAGCAGGATATCCTTGCAGGACAGAGTGAAGAGTTAGGAGGAAGGTGCTTGGGAGAGGGATTTCCAGGCCCTAGGACATCATGACACAGTTCCTTAACAGGCCCACATGCCCAGGCTCCAGACCTGCAACGAGTTCACAAGCGGATCCAGGATATCGTGGGAATTCTGCGTGATTTTGGGGCTCAGCGGGAGGAAGGGCGGTCTCGTTCTGAATACCTGAACCGGCTCAAGAAGGATCTGGCCACTTACTACTCCTATGGAGACTTCCTGCTTGGCAAGCTCATGGACCTCTTCCCTCTGTCTGAGGTACTGGATTGCCAGAATGCCTCCTCTCTTTTCTCACCTCCTTACCCTGTGTAAGGAAGAGGTTCAGCCCCCTTGCCCCGCTCCCCTGACTGAGCTCCTTAGCCATCCTCATTTATTCCCTGCTGTCTTGCCTGGCAGCTGGTGGAGTTCTTAGAAGCTAATGAGGTGCCTCGGCCCGTCACCCTCCGGACCAATACCTTGAAAACCCGACGCCGAGACCTTGCCCAGGTGAGGGGTGGCCTTTGAGGCTTGCTCATCTCAGAAGGGAAGTGATTTCTGCCAACTCCAGAGATTGCCCTGTGCTTCCCTGACTGGGTGGGGCCTTAGGACCTAAGCATGACCCTGAGGGGCAAACCCAGAGGCCTGATATCTGTGGCAGGCTGGGGGCCTAGGACCTCTGAGGAATGGAAGTTCATCCCTCCAACCTCTGTTCCCTGTGACTAGGATGATGAGACTTCAGGATGAGCGTGCTGCCCCCAAGGAAAATGGAGGGAGATGATTGAGGAGCTGGGGAAATATGATTCCTGACTGCAGAAAAAAGATACATGTGCACAGTCAATATTTTAAACTCATTTCTGAGGGTTCAGGGACCCCAGGTTAACGACCCCTGTTCTAAAGTCAGTTGTGGGGTTGTATGTGTTGTGTATTTCCTGGTGTGAAGAAAACCTAATAATGTAATGTGCTATAACCAGTATCATTAAATTTTTAGTATGGTGGAGGGGTCAGCCTCTTAGAAAATCAGATGCCACTTCCAGGAAATAAAGTAACAGGAGGTGGCATCCTGCTCCATTGGGATGAAGTTCAGACCTTGAGTTAGGAGCCTGAGGTTAAGAAAAAAGGGCACTGTAGGATGGAGTGGGAAAGAGAAACTGCTCAATGAGTCCATGATGACTGTATTTGGAGCAAGCACTCTAGGAGTTGTGGGGCCATGGGCCATGTTTTTAATGTCTTCATCTGTTTTCTGGGTAGAGTAGCCTATGAGGTTATTAAAATCTTCATCCCaattgggtgcggtggctcacacctgtaatcctagcactttgggaggccgaggcgggcagatcacctgaggtcaggagctagagaccagcctggccgacatggtgaaaccccatctctatgaaaaatacaaaaattagccaggcatggtggtacatgcctgtagtcccacctactcaggaggctgaggcataacaaagaattgcttaaatctgggaggtggaggttgctgtgagccaagattgcgccacctcactctaggctgggcaacagagtgagactccgtctcaaaaaaaaaaaaaaaaatcttcattcctCTTCAGGCTCTAATCAATCGTGGGGTTAATCTGGATCCCCTGGGCAAGTGGTCAAAGACTGGACTAGTGGTATATGATTCTTCTGTGCCCATTGGTAAGTCTCCCCCACCCAAGAGCCCTTCTACCTCTGTCCCTGTCCCTACCGCATGTCACAGGGTGGTCCTCCTCCACAGGTGCCACCCCCGAGTACCTGGCTGGGCACTACATGCTGCAGGGAGCCTCCAGCATGCTGCCCGTCATGGCCTTGGCACCCCAGGAACATGAGCGGATCCTGGACATGTGTTGTGCCCCTGGAGGAAAGACCAGCTACATGGGTATGAGACGGGCAGGCAGGTGGGATTCATCAGGCTGTCTTGCTTTTGAAAGTAGATGGGGTTGCTGACTCACTAGTGCTCACGGAACACAATGTGCAGGCTCTAGCAGAGTGGTGAGGAGCAGTCTCTGGAGTCGGCCTGGGTTCCAGTGCCAGGTGTGCCACTTATACACATCTGACTCTGGATTCtcttttgtcatctgtaaaatgggatggtaATTGCGCTTGGGGTTCCCCTTGGATTATGTATGCTTGGATTGTGAGGGTTAAGATGATGCATTTAGAAGTCCTTGGCGGTATTCAGCACATACTCAGCAGCCATAACTTTTATTAAGCTGCTATCACTTAAAAGAAGTAATTTAGTATGTAGGACCAGATAGGTGTtcagtaaaaatgggaaaaacacgTTGGTAGACTTGCTGACCACCAGGGGCTAGTGCAGAGTGGATCAGCCTATAGAGTAGGCAGGCTTGTTGGGAGTGAGGTTGCCTTGAGGTGATACCACTTCTCCTGTGGATTCCTGAGCAG
This sequence is a window from Theropithecus gelada isolate Dixy chromosome 11, Tgel_1.0, whole genome shotgun sequence. Protein-coding genes within it:
- the NOP2 gene encoding probable 28S rRNA (cytosine(4447)-C(5))-methyltransferase isoform X3, translated to MGRKLDPTKKEKRGPGRKARKQKGAETELARFLPAVSDENSKRLSSRARKRAAKRRLGSAEVPKTNKSPEAKPLPGKLPKGAVQTTGKKGPQSLFNAAQGKKCPAPSSDEEEEEEDSEEDDVVNQGDLWGSEDDADMVDDYGADSNSEDEEEDEELLPIERAARKQKVREAAAGVQWSEEETEDEEEEVTPESGPSKEEEADGGLQINVDEEPFVLPPAGEMEQDAQAPDLQRVHKRIQDIVGILRDFGAQREEGRSRSEYLNRLKKDLATYYSYGDFLLGKLMDLFPLSELVEFLEANEVPRPVTLRTNTLKTRRRDLAQALINRGVNLDPLGKWSKTGLVVYDSSVPIGATPEYLAGHYMLQGASSMLPVMALAPQEHERILDMCCAPGGKTSYMAQLMKNTGVILANDANAERLKSVVGNLHRLGVTNTVISHYDGRQFPKVVGGFDRVLLDAPCSGTGVISKDPAVKTNKDEKDILRCAHLQKELLLSAIDSVNATSKTGGYLVYCTCSIMVEENEWVVDYALKKRNVRLVPTGLDFGQEGFTRFRERRFHPSLRSARRFYPHTHNMDGFFIAKFKKFSNSIPQSETDNILLYCSGWTAVVQSQLIATSTFQVQVILVSQTPN